tgaacataaaatgcactggaattttacttgttcgttcgCATTTAATTTTGTGCACTGACTGAACACTGAAAtctacgaaaattagtcccccacgaataataatgatttctcAGTAACAATAGTTGACTAAAGGAAAATGTTATGGAGAGCATTATTATATACctttctataaatagtaacatgCTTACACATATTTACACAATTCAGTTTGCTCTGAAATTGATATTTGCACACATGCTAATAGCATGTTATTTGCATATCTTACCTTAAACCTGctgtttctgcctttgcaaccagatcagcctgcacggttcatggtctgcactgactgctattcagtcagtaaatttttagtgaacaccccttcaaataagaaatggtattgcccaaattgaacaaTGGACCAggccattctagaaatttagcagggtaaaggtacaCTCACTTTCTGCTTCTTGTAATCTGCGGTTTTCTTTAGAAAAGTGACGacattgaaatatttcatgaacaagACGTAGGCTCGTTCCTCATCTTCTATCATTTCACTGTGCTGAGCCTCCTTCAACATCTTATCTGCTGTCTTTACTAAACTGTAAACATAACATGATTATTTATTCTAACACAACCTAacttgttttcctattaaacaaagaaggctggaaactgTGGGTGTACAAATTTGCTGGACTTTtaactttaaacataaaatgaatagaaatattAGCTGTTTGTTTTGAAACCAAGAAGTCCTCCATGAATATTGATGATTATTTTTTCGTAGTCAGCTGGAGCGGGTTTTCCCCAAGGTCTCAATCTTAACAAGCTTAGGAGTGGCATTTTTAATTTTGGCATATTTAATTCAAGAAGAGCTAAATTAAACACCTTAGACCAATTTATCATACATAAAAGAGCATTTTGTGTCAAACAAATTAAATAATGAGTTATTTCAGGCATTAAAAGAGAAGATTTATGGTACAAAATGTCACATAAATTTCATATTCATCATCAAAATCACCATTACCCAGATATAAGGCTAAACTGCATTCATTTGACACCAAGGtcttttaaaatcgtcattaaattttactgacatgttgctcagaccgacatccacccttaaaagtttcctgaaGGATAGTATAGCACCATGATGTAGCTCAACattttgcctaatttctgggttacaaATATGAATCTTTTTTCGCTGTACTGTTGTAACAAAACCTAACAAGTGCTAATCAATAATTAAGCttataattttttgataaaaaacaaataaataacggtatttaaaaaagtgttttaaaatttgaagtaaataACTTTACTTACAGTTTTGCATGGGTAGTTTTAAACTTGGCCGGAAGCTCTGCCATCTCATTCAGCTGCCCTATGCTTTTTGCAATGTACAAATCTTTCTTTGTAGACCCAGGCATTTTGATGTGTCTCTTCTATACCtacaaatcaaaaataaaccaaaatgaaatatgagccacgccatgagaaaacctgcatagcgggtttgcaaccagcatggatccagaccagcctgcgcatccgcgcaaggtcaggatccatgctgttcgctaacagtttctctattaattgcagtaggctttaaaagcgaacagcatggatcctgacccgactgcgccgatgcgcaggctggtctggatccatcattccatgctggtcgcaaacccagtatgctggttttctcatggcgcggctcatatattattaaGAATAAAACAGGATGTAATCTTCAAGCAGCAAGTGCCTCTGAAGGCAAGTGCCTTTACACGTCGGTTTAGGTTTAAGGTTTCTGGTCAAGCACCTGAAAATGTCTATATCATTACTATATGCTCAATGTTTAAGTTAGGTATCATTgcgtataatatactgacaaaaggttagggtaagtattaCCATGTCAGCCATACTTAAATTGTGTACATTGGGTATCACAGCAGAGCCCACACTGCCATTAACAATTGCTGCCAATGGCTAATAAAGTGCCACTTTGGCTACAAATCTGATGgtccattttgcaattttaaacctatttttgtatgattttgattttaaatgctttttctttatttggctaCAGCCAATTATTTGCAAGCGTGGGCCCGGGTATGACACATCTCATTATATCTAAGAAAGTAAACAGTAGTGTAAAACCTACAAATCCTTTCCTTCTAAACTTCTGGTGCAGACAACATGGTCTTGTGCACATTCTGATAGgcaaaacataaaagaaaaaagaaatagaatctgCTGTATACAGTTAAACAAATTAAACttgaaatgatataaataacCCACAATATctggaaacaagagctgtcagcagacagcgcgctcgactattctcagtgcttgatagtataatataagctatgagtaaaactataacattacaataagcatattctaagtagaaaaggggccataattcagtcaaaatgcttgatagagttgcctcctcctttttacagactagggtcatgatggtaaacaagtatgcaaaatatcaaagcaatatctcaatggactttgaaaatatttggggtggtacgcaaactttaacatttattctaagtcgaaaaggggccataattcagtcaaaatgcttgatagagttgcctcctcctttttacagactagggtcatgatggttaacaagtatgcaaagtatcaaagcaatatctcaatggactttgaaaatatttggggtggtacgcaaactttaacatttattctaagtcgaaaaggggccataattcagtcaaaatgcttgatagagttgcctcctcctttttacagactagggtcatgatggtaaacaagtatgcaaagtacCAAAGCAATATCtctatggactttgaaaatatttggggtggtacgcaaactttaacatttgtgtgacgctaacgctcacgccgacgccggggcgagtaggatagctcccctattcttcaaatagtcgagctaaaaaggcacCTCGCATCCACAGACAACCCCTAaaaggcttgtctagaggtacacACCTGTACCTCTTAAACCAGATTCTGAAGTTACGGATACAAAATACCCTGGCATGGATAAATCAAATTATCTTACATGGGACGCCCACATGACATCAATAGGTCAACAAAGAATGCAAATCAAACTTTAGGGTTTCTGTGCAGAAacctcaaggtcaaatctgaaccCCTAAGTCCATGGCTTACCAGAAACTTGTTAGACCACAGTTGGAATATGGCTCTGAAGTGTGGTCACCCTATACCAAAACCCTCATAGACCAGACACAGGTTGTCTGGAGATGGGCAGCTCATTGGATTAAGGCTGACTACCGTTAAACCTCCAGtgtcaaagacatgtatgttacAATCCCTCAAACTTCGTCACCTAGATCTCTtgaacttgtgcgccaatacctttattctatatatttagggttaatattttctttctagtgcagatgtatgaacaatttttttacaagaCAACTAACACTTTTCTATAATGTTGCAAGTGAAAGCacattaaaatgtatacattcattaCTAGCGCAGTAATTTACAGCATTAGATAGCCATTGaactcttttttgttttaaacttagcattagaacacaTTTTTTTGGACagaaattatgcgtcataaaaatctgaaaaggggaaataattctaccaaaactgaaggcaaccaagttatttctattttaatttgtatcatatgtaatgcttaataaatggaccaagtttgaaaaaaaatatctttgctatttttcaagaaatactagTTTTTCTGTTGAAAGCCCGATTGGGCAAAGTTACCAGCCTGTTACCAGCTAGAGttgcattacggttagacgtgtgaaaaagaaaatgaataaaactgtgtatagaattactatcgagttgaaaattcatGGTATtgttttggaatcggtgttgtttgGGTTTCTTCCTGTATACAATattcatagtaattaatcagtaagacgtcagtagacgtttgctgtttacggttgacgaaagcgtttcgcttactgctttgagcgatgaataaaaatgtaaatgagcgtctgataataagaattcagtgctaaatacattttctacaaagaaaaaaagataaaatacaatattttcaatacgAAACGTTTTTCATCACGCTGCcacaactgaaatttattatacagtctaacctgtcttaagcagccagccaggggaagcagacaatttggccgcttaagccaggtgaccgctgatcggaggtgcagccagtacacgtatttttcagacttctgaccagtttagcctttaagccaatttcttttcagttttctattattattttaccagaataaattgacgtgcatttgccttcgcaatacgaaatggtcttcttagcaatctaaaactttggcatgtttttatttacaacaaaaaatgttacagacaattttccaacttcaaaagaagtttgtttacaattttcgccattatggtaagggaagctactctctgCGCTCACTGCCTACGCTAAAATATAAGactgccgttacgttccgtaaaagatcgagtgatttatatatttatattttaaatctcgtataaatttaatagtattttgatgaaagaaatataaaaaaaatacatatattatgctactaattagatatAGAGTATTATCGAGATAAATATCCCcaagacggtaacgtccgtatatggttattcgtctttgttgcctgcatatactgaggcaattttttcaatgttttccagttccggtttatgtacaggCCGCCGACTGGTTGTCTGcatcaaagaaatataaaatacacagaatggcaactggctgtaatctcgcgtgatctcgtgtcagagcgtgaatcgatgttatcttagtaaaaacatgGAGTTACCATTTGTACCCTTAAAACTAcagttaaaatacatgttagcttctaaaacaacaatagtttaatgtaaaatagtcttaagacagaaagtacacgtttcttatcatcaaaaaagcgtggtcatacggtgataattaatttaccgatgaataattgctttcccATACaagaacgcgtcacttccggtaaaggagatctcattcagtagtcacaggatgttggcgagatttgctctatatgcctttcaagttgccaatctgtttatttttatagctctttgtctgCATGAACATACGAACACCCCGAATCAGtaacagaaattcgtaaaccgcgccaacatgcttcttttacttctttttcgtaaagaaaactgtacatgcgactgaaaaacacttttaaaacagcaaggaagtgtaaaggccctCAAGTTTCTGCAAGGAGTgcaaacaaactaaaaaaaatcctaaagccagtgcgagaacgcgttgaatgacgtcaccgtcacgccttcccgtaaattttgcaaagtatgatattcgctgtaagaggggTATCAAGTCAACTCATCCTCTAGTCAACTCGGCCCCCAGTCAACAAGTCCcggatttggtcatttcgtcccccaaaattggtcatttcgtccccctcatcataaaatttggtcaacttgTCCCCATTTTtgtcaactcgtccccctttcGGTCATTTCGTCTTCCTTTTGGTAATTTTGCCCcccttaatattttaggcatttttgcttttttatgatatttttgactttgaaagcttgtatttaaaatcatcgtgagttttgaaggagttacATTGGAAAtaattaactttaaataattaggtttgataaaataattaaagaaatatattgaaaatataagacaattaactgaaatattaaaaatataaaaaatgaatacaatgtccttagtattaaaatataaaacaatagaagATCTAATTAACtcttttaaaaatcatagtaaggaaagagagagcaataaatccttaCCCCTCGTCATAATAAAAgaaggttttaattaaaaatacaataaagaaaaattaaacaattaataTTCGTCAcgtatattttacttaaaataaccACAGGAGTAAAACGAAAAAGAAACGATGATAGTAATTCCTCGGACTCGGATAGCAATATAACAATCAATAGTGACAATAATAACTGTAGTGAAACTGAAACGCCAAAACCTAAAAAAATTAGGAATAAGTGAAATCGTGATTGGAATAGGACATTTCCATGGatagtgaaaaatgaaaatgaaaatggagATATAAGTGCTATCTGTTCATGGTGCAAGGCTGCCAAACGAAACAATTCAATGGCAACTAATGGAACACCAAATCTGCAGGTACTATTATATATAGACCtagaattttaaataatttctcttgctgtttaattttttgtaataGATCACCTACATGCAATATATTGCtgtttaattttttgttataGATCACCTACATGCAATAATAAGCTTTTGAAACAGAATTTCATCACTTTTCCCAAATTTGTAATGTAAAATCAACAAAGTTTATGTGTACATAAATGTACAAGGTGTATTTCTTATATAAGATGCTATGTAAGATGTTTTCAGCATATACCTGTAGTCCTGATGTCTGTCAGATGGACAgcatttttaacaagagctgtcggatgacagcgcgctcgactattcgaagaattgattgaagaatggggtcaaaatatttccatagattttcagacaaaagaaaaaaatggattcagcaaaaaatgttcctgtatttgtggatttcgattagtcttgcactaaatggcaatgtgtgaccatgatggcaaatatgttattaagttatatgttaggcaaaatatggacttgtatgaaaaatttaactaatttccaagtccaaaaagggtcataattcagtcaaaatagttgacagagttatgtacacttgcctacagatggaaatcatgttgatatactagtgttaaaagtttcaaagccacagttcaaatagttttgacaaaaatttcgaagtcgaaaaaagggccataattcagccaaaatagttgtcagagttatgtactcttgcctacagatggaaatcataatgataaacaaatgtttaaagtttaaaagccatatgtcaaaataattttatagtcttgacaaaacatggacatataccaaaacagaaccagtttccaagttcaaaacgggccataattcagccaaaaaagatgacagagttatgtactctcgcctattgatagagactataatactgaacaagatataaaagtttcaaagccatttgtcaaacactttacacaaaatataaactggtacgaaaaacttaaccaagatttctaagtcagaagggccataattcagccaaaattcttgatggagttatgtactcttgcctacaactggacctggtgatggtaaacaagtgttgaaagtttcaaagctttatctcaaaagactttgtcaaaatgtagactggtacgaaaaacttaaccaggaattctaagtcaaaaaggggcaataattcaaccaaaatgcttgatggagttatgtactcttgcctacaactggacatggtgatggtaaacaagtgttgaaagtttcaaagctttatctcaaaagactttgtcaaaatatgaactggtacgaaaaacttaaccaagatttctaagtcaaaaggggccataattcagtcaaaattcttgatggagttatgtactcttgcctacaactggacctggtgatggtaaacaagtgttgaaagtttcaaagctttatctcaaaagactttgtcaaaatgtagactggtacgaaaaacttaaccaagaattctaagtcaaaaaggggcaataattcaaccaaaatgcttgatggagttatgtactcttgcctataactggacatggtgacggtaaacaagtgttgaaagtttcaaagctttatctcaaaagactttgtcgaaatgtggactggtacgaaaaacttaaccagggtgtgacgcagacgccgacgccaacgccgacgccgtggtgagtaggatagctctacttattcttcgaatagtcgagctaataaagcaGTGTGTGTATATCTTTTGTCCCTGCATTCTCAGATTTTGAAGGTTATTTATTCTGTAATatgcaatatctttaaaattctttgtattttattCCAGAGTTCCACATTCAGTAGGCATGAGATATCTAAAGACCATCTCTTCGCAGCTCAGGCAAGAGACTCCAAAAGCCAGAATATTACCATACAGAAGGGGGTAGAAGCCATCGAACAACAAGACCGTATTGTTGAGGACGACTCTATCCAGGCACAAATCAACACCATGTTCAAATGTCGCAAAACAGGGTGTTGCTATCAACCAGTATGACAAAGTAATAGAACTTCAGGTAAGGAGTTTAATGCCTAAATGACTTCACATTCAGATACACTATATTATCATACTGGTTTAATCTGACATCAGAATGGTAAGACTGAATTAACTGTCCGAGCCCTGCTAATAGCCATTCACATGTTAGTTTAATTGAGACATTTCGCAAGTTGTTGTAaaggaaaggaaaataaaaaagtttgttttagcAAGTGATCCATTATTGATAGTTTCTTAGGAAggatagggaaatttaaaaaaaatgtcaaatttagtTAGTCATCTAATTTTTATACATGTGTTCTGTTTTTATCTTCCAGGTAAAAAACAATTGTCCAGGTCTTCAGAAACCCGAAGAAACTGTATACCAGTGAGGAAGCAAAAATGGAACTGATAGATGCGACTGATTCTACATTGGATGATTATCTCACACAGAATCTACAGCAGTCTGAGTATATAGGTCTAATTCTTGATGAAAGTACAGACATAACTGTTCATAAAAAGTTAAATGTGTACCGGTATATGAAGTGTTTGTCTTGTGATAATATGCCAAAAGTTCAGTTTCTGGATTGTATCAATGTTGAAAATGGGAAAGCGGATACAATTGTGACAGCTGTGAAAGAACTTTTCACAAAGAAGAACATTCCTTTGGATAAAGTGGTAACCCTTGCAAGTGACGGTGCCAGTGTCATGACTGGAAGGAAGAGGGGTGTGGGTGTAAAGTTAAAGGAGCTTGCACCACTGCTGATACAGATCCACTGTGTTGCCCATCGTCTGGCGCTGGCTGCAGGTCAGGCTTGCAGAGATGTGCCTATGTTGGATGAGTACCAGAGCACAGTTAAGTCAGTCTACAAACATTTCAGTTTATCTGCGGTGAGatacaataacttgagaacactcaTGTCAGTGTTAGAGGATGACAACCACAAATTCGTCACACTGAAAGAACCAGCAAGCTTCCGATGGTTGTCCATGGGGAAAGCTGTGGATGCTATCTATGAAGTGTACCCTGCACTGTACCAGACCCTGGAACATGAGGCAGCTGAAGGCAATGCTGAGGCAAAAGGGCTACTGAACAAACTCAGATCTGTGAACTTTGTGCTTGTGACTGGTTTTCTGAAAGATGTGCTAACGGTCATAAGTAGGCTGAGTACCCTGCTTCAAGGTGATAGTGTGGACATTGAAGTTGTTAATACACAGGTTGAATTAACACAGGCAAAGCTAAGTAAAATGAAAAGAGTGAATGGTCCTGAGCTTGATAAGACATATAAGAACATTGAAAATGGAATGTACAGAGGTGTGAAATTAACTGACAGGGAGACATTACGCCTTGGGTTTCAGAATAGTGCAGGTACTTACTTAGGCAAATTGTGTGATAACCTAACTGACGGATTTGAACCAAAGTCAATGGCTACATTAAAACAACTGGACACTGTACTTAATCCCCAGAAAGTGCCAAAGGCAGTGACAGCCTTTGAGTCTTATGGAGAGAATGAACTAGAGAAACTAATAGAAGTATATGGGGAAAGCGTTATCAATGGCAACAGAGCCCGAGACAATTATCTTGACCtgaaaattattctaaaaaatcttaacaaaaatcTGCAGGAAGGGTGTGTACACATAATTAAAAACTACTCTGAACTCTACCCTGACTTTGCTAAATTGGCCAAAATACTGCTTGTGTCTCCTGTGACCTCAGTTGCCTGTGAGAGGGGGTTTAGTGTGCACAATCACATTAAAACTAAAGGACGCTCTAGGTTAGCACATGAAACTGTTGTAAAATTAATGAGAATCAAACAGGAAGGCCCCTCTGTTAAAGACTTTGACCCCACTGCAAGTGTAACACAGTTTTGTGCAATGCGCAATAgaagaaagtaaatgtttgtgacTTGGTTATATGTACAGTGCTACAATGTATAACAGATGTTATTGATGAAGCATTATGTTTCTATATTACAATATGTTGTGTATATATGCCAAAATGATCATATTGTGAATTCTTATATTTCGGACCAATGCTCCtgataagtattaaaataaagtattatatttgTATGACATTAATGAGAATCAGACGGGAAGGTCCCTCTGTTAAAGACTTTGACACCTTTGTAAGTGGAACAAAATTTTGTGAAATGTTCAATAGAAGAATGTAAATGTTCGTGACTTGGTTACAGTGATACTATGCTgttaataagtattaaaataaaagtgttatatTTTTCACCTATTCAGTCTTTACCTTTTTATCTCACCTTAACAAAGtttgggtgaagaattgtgattaTTAAATGTCTGTTGTCCGTCTATACTTAATTTTAAAGTACAATAGAGGTCAGCGTTTTGACGAAACGTTTAAGTCTGTCCATCAGtctagttgggactgcaactttttcagctttgggagtcccaggactgcaacttgaaattgctagtgagaaccctgaaCCAACATgctttgtatattcatttttgtcattaaaataaaaaaagaaatacttcaaaagtagggAGACAGTGGTTTCTAAAAAAAAGTAGAATAAGCATATACCTGCATacgaaaggtgttaaaggttattaatcacattaaaaggcgttgattgggctgatcggaaggtgttaatggtatttaattgcacaAGAAGCTGTTGCTTGTCGGAATGAAATGTGTGAAAAATTTTCACAACACAAGCAGAATTAAATGTGTTAGTAATTGATTGGAGTGAGGAAATTATTTGTcgtaaaaaaagtttaataaaaagtttactcttattcaagagtttgaaaataaccAGCAGATTTGTTCTGAAATGTAAGATATATCATATGTTTTAgattattataattttatctaATGTATTTTATAGTCTCTTGCAAATCTGTATAGATTGGCTTTGTGGTACAGTGTTAAATTAAATCTTTTATGTTTGTATTATATTAATGTACACAaagatgagacttaaataaaatgttgaactgaactgaactgaactCAAATACAGACATTTAAACAGCAATCATGTTGTTCAACAtagcagacttacaaaaacaaatagaaaaaaaaatagaaaatcttccTTGTTAAATCGATCACTATTAAAGCAAAAAGTTcataaaacaaacgaaaacttacgtatatttttagcatatatttgaaagaaaaaaccgacttaatttatcatactttgattttttttttcaaaaatcgttttaaaaaggggggacgaaatgaccaatttgaaatcgccgagcgggacgaaatgaccaaatcggagacgagttgactaggggacgagttgactgtaaatcgtaagaggtatgatgacactaaatgtaaacttcagaGTGaggtttcactttcttttgagcattaaatatttctttgtgagtagatatataaaagataaatccccatgctaggtgGTGCCTAA
This DNA window, taken from Mercenaria mercenaria strain notata chromosome 19, MADL_Memer_1, whole genome shotgun sequence, encodes the following:
- the LOC123541682 gene encoding zinc finger protein 862-like; protein product: MELIDATDSTLDDYLTQNLQQSEYIGLILDESTDITVHKKLNVYRYMKCLSCDNMPKVQFLDCINVENGKADTIVTAVKELFTKKNIPLDKVVTLASDGASVMTGRKRGVGVKLKELAPLLIQIHCVAHRLALAAGQACRDVPMLDEYQSTVKSVYKHFSLSAVRYNNLRTLMSVLEDDNHKFVTLKEPASFRWLSMGKAVDAIYEVYPALYQTLEHEAAEGNAEAKGLLNKLRSVNFVLVTGFLKDVLTVISRLSTLLQGDSVDIEVVNTQVELTQAKLSKMKRVNGPELDKTYKNIENGMYRGVKLTDRETLRLGFQNSAGTYLGKLCDNLTDGFEPKSMATLKQLDTVLNPQKVPKAVTAFESYGENELEKLIEVYGESVINGNRARDNYLDLKIILKNLNKNLQEGCVHIIKNYSELYPDFAKLAKILLVSPVTSVACERGFSVHNHIKTKGRSRLAHETVVKLMRIKQEGPSVKDFDPTASVTQFCAMRNRRK